GTGACAGTTGCAGGTACAGTTACTGTGACGGCATCAGCATTAGATATAAGACCTCTTACTGCTTCAACTGATTCGTTTACACTTGGAAGTAGAACATTCTTAGAAGATTCTACTAACATTGCAGGAGTGACTGGTACAGGTGTTGTTTTAATGGAGAATACGGGAGATAAATCGATGTATTCATATTATATTACGAATACAGGGACTAATACTATTACAATTAAACTTCAGATAAGTCCCACAACGACTGACACTTATTTTGTTGATGATACAACAAGCATTAATTTGGCAGGTGGATCTATTACAGTTTTAACAGCAGTTAAATTTCTGCAATATACAAGGTTATATTATGATACAGGTGGTGCGGTAGCTACGGCAGAATTTTACTACAATGCACAGGTTTAAAAATGGGGCTTTATGCCCCATATATTGTCGAATGGAGGGATTTATATGTTGAGTCTGTGCATGATCGTAAAAAATGAAGAAAATAACCTTGGACGCTGTTTAGAAAGTGTTAAAGATATAGTCGATGAGATTATCATTGTTGATACAGGAAGCAGTGATAGGACAGTGGATATTGCCAAAAGCTTTGAGGCTGATGTTTTTTATTATAAATGGAATAATGATTTTAGTGCGGCTAGAAATTTTTCATTAGACAAAGCTAACGGTGATTGGATTTTATTGATGGATGCTGATGATGAGATAGATCGAGAAGATAGAAAGAAAATAAAGAAGCTTTTAGAAGACGATAAAATAGATGCATATTTATTTGAAACAATAAGCTATGTAGGTGATAAGCCGGGAACAGATGCCCTTTCAAATCTAAATGTAAGAATTATAAAAAATAGGCCTGAGTACAGATTTGTTGGAGCAATTCACGAACAAATCCTTATGCCTATATTAAAACACGGTGGCAATGTAGCAGAAGTGCCCATAAAAGTTTATCATTATGGCTATCTAAACAAAAATATTAAGGACAAAGATAAGAGAAATAGAAATATGACAATACTAAAGAAAGAGCTTAGAAAAGATCCGGATAATCCTTTTCACAACTTCAATATGGGAACAGAATACATGGCACTAGGTAATTATGAATGTGCTTATAATTATTTTAAAAAGTCTTTAGATACTCTAAAAAATGTCAAGACGGGATACACGACTAAACTTATTGTCAGGATGATAATGTGCTTAAATCAATTAAACAAAATTGACGAAGCTTTTAATTTATGCAATAAGTCAATAGAGGAGTATCCTAACGTAACTGATATTGTATTTTTAAAAGGTATGTTGCATCATAGGCTTAATCAGCTTCAAGAAGCTATAGGATGTTTTAGAAAATGTATAGACATAGGGGATCCACCGCTTATAGATAGGTTTATAACAGGTGTAGGTGGCTTTAAAGCTTACTATGCTATAGGAGAAGTTTATATGGATATGAAAGAATATGACAATGCCATTATAAGCTATATAAATTCGTTGAAACTGAATCCATTAAATAAAGTCATACTGTACAGACTATCAAATGCTTATTTTAAGAAATATGATGAAGATACCGCTATAAAAAAGATCATGTCGCACTTTGACGGTTCACCTGAATCATATGTAATTCTAAGTGATATATTATTTTTAAACGGCAGATATCAGCAATCTCTAAAATGTATTGACATGGCACTAAATTCATTGAAAAATAATATAACATGTTATATAAAAGGAAGAACATTGATGTATTTACACAGATATAATGAAGCAGTTGAGTATTTTGACATGATTGACGGTGGAGAATATTCATGTGATAGTGCTATTGACAATATCATTTGTCGATTATTAACTGGTAAAAACGTCAAAAAGCCAATGACAATATTGAAAAGGGATTTTATAGAAGCATATAGAGTGTGTTTTAAATTTGCTTTATGGGTTAAAGAAGGTGTACTATCTCCATTAGATGAAAAAGATACTCGTATTTATACAGATATAATCTTTTTAATATTTGAAAAGCTATTTGATATTCACGAATTTGACTTGTTCGAGAAATCATTGAACATGCTTAATATGGTTAATGAAAAAGATGTATTATTAAAACTTGGCAAACTTTATTTTCGGCATGGTGCATATAAACTTGCGGAAGAGGAGTTAACGCGTTCAATGAAACTTTTTGATGTAATCGACGATGAAGGATTAATGATATTAAAAATTTTGTGCCAAAAGACTGAGAAAATTGATGCGTGATATATAAATTCCAGCGAACTAAAATCAAAATTTTCGATTTGTCTAAGGGGTGATGCAATGCCGACTATTATTATACAGCCATCGTCAAAGGATACGGCTTTAGAATCAGGATATCCAACAAGCAACAGAGGGAGGGATCCAAAACTTTGGATTGGAAGATATTATATTGGTTCTTCTGGTAAATCAGTGTACAGAGCTCTGATACAATTTGACCTTGGTATATTACCGCCTGATTCACTTATTGTTGAAGCAATTTTGAAGCTTTATATTAATTATACGACAAATGATAGCATACCAGCGTATGTAACACCATTTTTAATTATTGATGAATGGGATGAAAATACCGCCACATGGAATAATGCGCCAAATATTGATGAAACAGTATTTGGATCGACCAAAGCTATAACCAGTGAGGGGTGGTATGGATGGAATATTACGAATATAGCGAAAAGATGGATTAATGGACTTTATGCGAACAATGGAGTAATGCTTAAAACACCGGAAATACAGAATTTAGAGACAAAAAGCTTTTATTCTAAAGATGAAAGCATTAATGTTTCTTTAAGACCAATACTACAACTGACTTATATAACGGGAACGCCGTTTACATTAAATGATAGAAGATTTGTAAAAACAAAATCGTTTTATGTATCACAAGATGAAGAAAGTTATACAGATATAAATGATTGTTCATCGTACAGTAAATTTACGTATTTTGTCTATAATACAAGTGAAAATCCCGTTATAATAAAGCTCTTGATAAGTCCTGGTGATGATGTTTGGATTGAAGACAGTGGAGAAATTGTTTTAGCTCCTGGGAAAACTGCAACATTAGTTCCCTATTTTTTTTCTCAATATACTAAATTGTCTTTTAAAAATAAAGAAATAGGGAAAGCGGCGAATATAACGGTTTGGTTTGAGGCACAAGTTTGATAAAAAAAACAGCAAAAATTAAAAAAATGCATTATAATAATTAAGTAAGAAATAAATACCTAATAAAGAGGGAAGCGTTTTAAGTCAATAACTCCACCTAAGCGGAACAAGTCCGCTAAAGGTGAGGCTTGTGGGGAACTGCAAGCCTGATTGACCAGCCTAAATTAGTTAAACTAACTACGTTATTTCTGTCATAACACCACGGAATGCTTCTCCAGTTCCGTGCAACTGTTGTCTGTCATTAAACACTTCTGAGGGTAGGAACAGTGTGGCAGACGCAAAAAGCAGAAATAACATTGGCGAGGAGAGACTATCTTTTGATAGCGTTACTAGTCCTTTACAGGACTCCGAAAGGAGAGTTTTATATGGTATTTGTACTAGATAAGCATAAAAAGCCATTAATGCCATGTACAGAAAAGAGAGCAAGACTTTTATTAGAAAGTGGCAGAGCTGTTATACACAAAATTAATCCGTTTGTAATAAGACTGAAAGATGTAACAGTAGATAACTGCATTATACAACCTTGCAGAATTAAGATAGACCCAGATTCAAAAGTAACAGGAATAGCAATTTTGCAAGGAGAGAAAGTATTATTATTAGTGGAACTTTATCATAAGCAGGGCATTAAGAAATCATTAGACGATAGACGGAATCATAGAAGATTCAGAAGAAATAAGTTAAGATATAGAGAACCTCGATTTGATAACAGAAAAAGAGAAAAAGGTTGGCTACCTCTGTCATTAGAGGCAAGAGTACAGCAAGTAATTAATACAGTAAAGAAACTGGCAAAATATATTCCAATAGACAACATCAGCATAGAACATGTCAAATTTGATACACAGTTAATGCAAAATCCAGAAATAAGCGGTGTTGAGTATCAACAAGGCGAATTGCAAGGATACGAAGTAAGAGAATATCTTCTTGAGAAATGGGGCAGAAAATGTGCTTATTGTGGTAAAGAAAATGTACCGCTTGAAGTAGAGCATATCGTTCCAAAGTCAAGAGGAGGCACTGACAGAGTATCAAATTTGACAATAGCTTGCCATGAGTGCAATCAGAAAAAAGGTAACATGACAGCAGAGGAATTTGGATACCCTGATATACAAAAACAGGCAAAACAACCTCTAAAAGATGCTGCTATGATAAATGCAACAAGGTGGAAAACATATAATCTCCTAAAAGAAATGTATCCTGTAGAATGTGGAACAGGTGCATTGACAAAGAAAAACCGTATAGACAGAAATTTGCCTAAAGAACATTATTGTGATGCTTGTTGCGTAGGTCAGAGCACTCCAAAAGAATTTGTATTTAAGGCAGATTATATATTAGAATTCCATGCAAAAGGCAGAGGAACAAGACAAAGAACATTACTTAACAAATATGGGTTTCCAAGAGCATATTTATCAAGGCAAAAAGAATATTTTGGCTTTCAAAATGGTGATTATGTTAAAGCAGAAGTCCCAAAAGGCAAATACAAAGGTCAATACATAGGATACGTTGCAGTGAGAAAATCAGGGTATTTTGATATAAGAGATGCCAATGGCAAAAATATTGCACAAGGTATTTCATATCAGTATTGTCATATCATACAAAGATATGACGGATACAAATACGGAAGGAGGAAAAGGCACATTCTTCTCCATCCAAGCGATGCTATGGATGGAGTCTCCTGTGCCTAATTTTAATGAATAAAACTAAGGAAAAAATATTTAATGCGGCAATTAACATAATTTCTCAAAAAGGTTTTTACAAATCTACAATGGATGAAATCGCAGAAAAAGCGGGGGTTGCCAAAGGGACACTTTACTATCACTTTAAAAGTAAAGACGAGATTTTGATTTTCTTGATAGATGAAGGTTTGTCTCTTTTAAAAAATCAGATATTAAATAATATAAGTAATATGAAAAATTCTATTGATAAGTTAAGAGAGATAATTGTTGTGCAGTCAAATTTTTTATTTAAGTATAAAGATTTTGTGCTGATATTGTTGAGTCAGCTGTGGGGAAAAGAAGAAATTCAAAATAACTTTAGAGAGAAAATCTACGATTATTTAAAAATTATTGAAGATATTATTGACGAAGGAATAAAAGAGAAATTGATAGAAAAATGTGATAAGAAGTTATTGTCATCAGCTTTTTTTGGCATGATAAGTTCACTAATTATTTTTCAATTTAGAAACAATGATATTATAGATCCCGAACATATTGCTGATAGCGTAATTAAATATACATTTAATGGAATCCATTATAGAGGTTGATATCTATGATGGATTTTTTCTTGACTTTTAAAATGAGAGGTACTATAATTAATTAGAACTGACCGGTCAGTACAAAAATATATTCAGGAGGGTGCCTATGTTTAAGGTGGTTGCAAATGAGCTTAAAAGGTTAGCACAAAACCGATTTATTAGGTTGGCCGTCATTGTAATTATTTTTATGCCACTATTGTACAGTTTTTTATATTTATATGCATTTTGGGACCCATATGGTAAGCTTGATAAACTTCCTGTGGCTGTTGTAAATCAAGATAAAAGTGTTGTTTATGATGGTAAGAATAAAAGTTTTGGTGATGATATTGTAAAAGAATTAAAGGACAATCATGATTTTAAATGGAATTTTGTAAACTACGATGATGGATTAAATGGCTTAAAAGGCAATAAATATTATTTTATGATAGTGATACCAGAAGATTTCTCAAAAAATATTTTAAGCGTTGATGGTAATGACATTGAAAAAGCTCATATTCAGTATATAACAAATGATAAGAAGAATTTTCTAGCAACACAGCTTGGAAATAAAGCGGTTGAAAATTTGACACAAAAAATATCTGATACAATAAGAAAGAGCTATATCGATACTGTTTTTGCAAATGTCAAGAATATGGGCAGTGGTTTAAAACAGGCTTCAGATGCGGAAAAACAATTATCAGATGGTACTAAAAAATTAAATGATGGAATGGCAAAATTAAATGATGGCATAAAAAGTGCTTTGGTAGGTTCAAATCAGCTAAAAGATGGCCTGTATCAGATGAACAGTGCCGCAAAAAGCGCATCTAATGGTGCTTCTAACTTGTCCAATGGTGCCTCTTTATTGTCCCAAAAATTAAATGAAGTTAATAAAAACAGCGACGTGATTTTAAATGGAATAAATAGTTTAAATAGCGGTTTAAATGGTATAAAAGAAGGTCTTAATACTGTAAAACAAAGCGTAGATGATTTAAAGAATGGTTCAATGGCGATTTCTAACGGCTATAATCAGATTGGTGAGAATTTATCATCGTTTTTAACTGCTATTAATTCTATGGGCAGTGGAATAAATAGCATTGAGTCTAATTTAGGAAGTGCACAGGATGCCATGAATGATTATGCAAAAGAACATCCTGAAGCTATGGCAGATGAAAATTTCAAAAAAGCGATGTTAGAGGTTTCTCAGTCAAATGCAGGGCTAAAACAGATAATTGATAGCTATAACAGTAATAAAGCTGATATAGAGAAACTAAATAATTCACTTGAAGAATTAAACAGTGCAACAAATAATTTAGAAAGTGGTTATGACAAATTATCCAGTGGTGTATCACAATTGCAGTCTGTTGCATCTCAACTTGTCAATGGTGGAAATAATTTAAGAAGTGGAATTTCAGAATACACTAATGGCATATCATTAATAAATCAGAAAATGAAGGAGATAGCAGATGGGCTCGATGAATTTAATAACGGGCTAAATAGCTTAAATCAAGGGGCTAATAAGCTGTATAATGGTTCTACAGATCTCAACAGTGGATTGTCAGTGATAGCAAATGGCGGAGACGAGCTTCAAAAGAATATGCAAAAGTTATATGACAATCAGCAGTTGCTTTACAAAAAGCTTGATGATGCATCAAAAAAAATAGAAGTGTTAAGTATTAGCGGCAAAAAAAGAGATATGATAAACGATCCAATAGTCCTTGATACAAAGAGATTAAATCCAGTTGCAAATTACGGTATTGGATTTACACCATATTTCATACCTCTATCGCTTTGGGTAGGCGCTTTAATTTTATTCTTTATAGTAGATATATACGATAGAAATGGCTATAAAGATATTAGTAACGCTTCAATTGTTATAGGCAAACTGGCAAGTTTAAGTATTCTAGGAATTTTTCAATCTATAGTTTCTGGCTTTGTGTTGATTGAAGCACTTAAGTTGCCTGTAAATAATCTATTTTATTATTATGCGATAAATGCGTTAATGTCAGTCGTATTTGTCTTTATAATCGGTTTCTTTGTCATGTTACTTGGTATGGCAGGAAAATTTTTAGCTGTTGTGCTTTTGATGTTGCAATTGACATCATCAGGTGGTGTTTTTCCTATGGAGTTGGAGCCTAAATTTTTTAATGTGCTTAATCCATATTTTCCAATGACGTATGGGACACAGGCGCTAAGAGAAGCCATATCAGGCTCAAACTACACTTTAATAATAAATGACTTACTTATTTTAGCAGGTTTTGGAATTCTATTTATGCTTTTATCAATTTTATTATCAGAAAAAGTAGGCGATACAAACAAGATCGATGAGAAATTAAGCCTATAACATCTAATAATCACATCTAAATTAAAATTTTTATAGATTTCACACAAAATTCACACAAATATTTAATAGTTTTGAAACAATTACTAATTATAATTTTAAAAGGGAGCATTACGAGATTACTTTAATAGTGGCTCGTCATGCTTCTTATTTTTATTAAGGAAGAAATCCTTAGGTGGTATTGCAAAAAGCCATATTTTACTTTAAAATAATGGAGGAATACATATGAAAATAAGAAAAGCAATAATTCCAGCGGCAGGACTTGGAACTAGGTTTTTGCCTGCAACAAAAGCACAGCCAAAAGAAATGCTACCAATAGTTGATAAGCCCACTATACAATATATAGTAGAAGAAGCTGTAAACTCTGGCATAGAAGATATACTCATAATAACAGGAAGAAACAAAAGAGCGATAGAGGACCATTTCGACAAATCTGTAGAATTAGAATTGGAGCTTAAGAAAAAAGGCAAAGAAAATCTTTTAAATCTTGTTGAAGATATAACAAATATGGTGGATATACATTATATGAGGCAAAAAGAGCCAAAAGGACTTGGTCATGCCATTTATTGTGCACATACATTTGTAGGAGATGAGCCATTTGCAGTTCTTTTAGGAGATGATATAGTTGATGCAGAAGTACCTGTATTGAAGCAGATGATAGAACAGTACGAAAGATACAACTGCTCTATAATAGGCGTACAAGAAGTACCAAAGAGTGAAGTAGACAAATATGGCATAGTAGATGCCAACATGATTGATGATAGGCTGTATAGAGTAAACAACCTAGTAGAGAAGCCAAAAAAAGAAGAAGCACCGTCAAACATGGCCATACTTGGAAGGTATATAATATCACCAAAGATATTTGATATACTGAAAGACTTAAGGCCTGGAGCAGGTGGAGAAATACAGCTTACTGATGCACTTAAAGTGCTATTAAACTATGAAGCAATATATGCATATAATTTTGAAGGCAAGAGGTATGATGTGGGCGATAGAATGGGGTTTTTAAAAGCAACTATTGAATATGC
The nucleotide sequence above comes from Thermoanaerobacterium sp. CMT5567-10. Encoded proteins:
- a CDS encoding DUF6385 domain-containing protein codes for the protein MPNNIVFNPVAEQLKTLIHGMQGTTPTPLLLDPTTGKLLSTVDGSVTVAGTVTAQGTLTVNASNFDIRPLTGATDSVTISSGSVTVAGTVTVTASALDIRPLTASTDSFTLGSRTFLEDSTNIAGVTGTGVVLMENTGDKSMYSYYITNTGTNTITIKLQISPTTTDTYFVDDTTSINLAGGSITVLTAVKFLQYTRLYYDTGGAVATAEFYYNAQV
- a CDS encoding TPR domain-containing glycosyltransferase, with the protein product MLSLCMIVKNEENNLGRCLESVKDIVDEIIIVDTGSSDRTVDIAKSFEADVFYYKWNNDFSAARNFSLDKANGDWILLMDADDEIDREDRKKIKKLLEDDKIDAYLFETISYVGDKPGTDALSNLNVRIIKNRPEYRFVGAIHEQILMPILKHGGNVAEVPIKVYHYGYLNKNIKDKDKRNRNMTILKKELRKDPDNPFHNFNMGTEYMALGNYECAYNYFKKSLDTLKNVKTGYTTKLIVRMIMCLNQLNKIDEAFNLCNKSIEEYPNVTDIVFLKGMLHHRLNQLQEAIGCFRKCIDIGDPPLIDRFITGVGGFKAYYAIGEVYMDMKEYDNAIISYINSLKLNPLNKVILYRLSNAYFKKYDEDTAIKKIMSHFDGSPESYVILSDILFLNGRYQQSLKCIDMALNSLKNNITCYIKGRTLMYLHRYNEAVEYFDMIDGGEYSCDSAIDNIICRLLTGKNVKKPMTILKRDFIEAYRVCFKFALWVKEGVLSPLDEKDTRIYTDIIFLIFEKLFDIHEFDLFEKSLNMLNMVNEKDVLLKLGKLYFRHGAYKLAEEELTRSMKLFDVIDDEGLMILKILCQKTEKIDA
- a CDS encoding DNRLRE domain-containing protein produces the protein MPTIIIQPSSKDTALESGYPTSNRGRDPKLWIGRYYIGSSGKSVYRALIQFDLGILPPDSLIVEAILKLYINYTTNDSIPAYVTPFLIIDEWDENTATWNNAPNIDETVFGSTKAITSEGWYGWNITNIAKRWINGLYANNGVMLKTPEIQNLETKSFYSKDESINVSLRPILQLTYITGTPFTLNDRRFVKTKSFYVSQDEESYTDINDCSSYSKFTYFVYNTSENPVIIKLLISPGDDVWIEDSGEIVLAPGKTATLVPYFFSQYTKLSFKNKEIGKAANITVWFEAQV
- the iscB gene encoding RNA-guided endonuclease IscB encodes the protein MVFVLDKHKKPLMPCTEKRARLLLESGRAVIHKINPFVIRLKDVTVDNCIIQPCRIKIDPDSKVTGIAILQGEKVLLLVELYHKQGIKKSLDDRRNHRRFRRNKLRYREPRFDNRKREKGWLPLSLEARVQQVINTVKKLAKYIPIDNISIEHVKFDTQLMQNPEISGVEYQQGELQGYEVREYLLEKWGRKCAYCGKENVPLEVEHIVPKSRGGTDRVSNLTIACHECNQKKGNMTAEEFGYPDIQKQAKQPLKDAAMINATRWKTYNLLKEMYPVECGTGALTKKNRIDRNLPKEHYCDACCVGQSTPKEFVFKADYILEFHAKGRGTRQRTLLNKYGFPRAYLSRQKEYFGFQNGDYVKAEVPKGKYKGQYIGYVAVRKSGYFDIRDANGKNIAQGISYQYCHIIQRYDGYKYGRRKRHILLHPSDAMDGVSCA
- a CDS encoding TetR/AcrR family transcriptional regulator — protein: MNKTKEKIFNAAINIISQKGFYKSTMDEIAEKAGVAKGTLYYHFKSKDEILIFLIDEGLSLLKNQILNNISNMKNSIDKLREIIVVQSNFLFKYKDFVLILLSQLWGKEEIQNNFREKIYDYLKIIEDIIDEGIKEKLIEKCDKKLLSSAFFGMISSLIIFQFRNNDIIDPEHIADSVIKYTFNGIHYRG
- a CDS encoding YhgE/Pip domain-containing protein yields the protein MFKVVANELKRLAQNRFIRLAVIVIIFMPLLYSFLYLYAFWDPYGKLDKLPVAVVNQDKSVVYDGKNKSFGDDIVKELKDNHDFKWNFVNYDDGLNGLKGNKYYFMIVIPEDFSKNILSVDGNDIEKAHIQYITNDKKNFLATQLGNKAVENLTQKISDTIRKSYIDTVFANVKNMGSGLKQASDAEKQLSDGTKKLNDGMAKLNDGIKSALVGSNQLKDGLYQMNSAAKSASNGASNLSNGASLLSQKLNEVNKNSDVILNGINSLNSGLNGIKEGLNTVKQSVDDLKNGSMAISNGYNQIGENLSSFLTAINSMGSGINSIESNLGSAQDAMNDYAKEHPEAMADENFKKAMLEVSQSNAGLKQIIDSYNSNKADIEKLNNSLEELNSATNNLESGYDKLSSGVSQLQSVASQLVNGGNNLRSGISEYTNGISLINQKMKEIADGLDEFNNGLNSLNQGANKLYNGSTDLNSGLSVIANGGDELQKNMQKLYDNQQLLYKKLDDASKKIEVLSISGKKRDMINDPIVLDTKRLNPVANYGIGFTPYFIPLSLWVGALILFFIVDIYDRNGYKDISNASIVIGKLASLSILGIFQSIVSGFVLIEALKLPVNNLFYYYAINALMSVVFVFIIGFFVMLLGMAGKFLAVVLLMLQLTSSGGVFPMELEPKFFNVLNPYFPMTYGTQALREAISGSNYTLIINDLLILAGFGILFMLLSILLSEKVGDTNKIDEKLSL
- the galU gene encoding UTP--glucose-1-phosphate uridylyltransferase GalU translates to MKIRKAIIPAAGLGTRFLPATKAQPKEMLPIVDKPTIQYIVEEAVNSGIEDILIITGRNKRAIEDHFDKSVELELELKKKGKENLLNLVEDITNMVDIHYMRQKEPKGLGHAIYCAHTFVGDEPFAVLLGDDIVDAEVPVLKQMIEQYERYNCSIIGVQEVPKSEVDKYGIVDANMIDDRLYRVNNLVEKPKKEEAPSNMAILGRYIISPKIFDILKDLRPGAGGEIQLTDALKVLLNYEAIYAYNFEGKRYDVGDRMGFLKATIEYALKREDLKNELLKYLNEIVKAADKNDVEVAACSENNKRK